From the genome of Callithrix jacchus isolate 240 chromosome 7, calJac240_pri, whole genome shotgun sequence, one region includes:
- the LOC118143099 gene encoding putative POM121-like protein 1 isoform X2: MLPPPLQLGFQVTSEDLDLEKKAEIMCINSALWGEDKSIWECSASLLSHALSSPATGTSSLPAVPKAASMDAQQERRKSQDGLDPVVLQASAAGSPSRPPMSGRKRRSAGPLFSSSDTLPATSAHSWDSAQASSSAPTQPAQGTKAHSATGVSLPITSTLSLHTKRKSTQAAGPAGTLPDPSSASHTTTLARQKAAGLRRQTEMEARTGEPSGPRKVQRAEAPVLSSHPRG, from the exons ATGCTGCCACCTCCCTTACAGCTGGGGTTCCAGGTCACCTCTGAAGACCTGGACCTGGAGAAAAAGGCGGAAATCATGTGCATTAACAGTGCACTGTGGGGTGAGGACAAGTCCATCTGGGAGTGCAGTGCCTCACTGCTTTCCCATGCTTTGTCCTCACCGGCAACAGGGACGTCTTCTCTGCCTGCTGTCCCTAAAGCAGCCAGCATGGATGCACAGCAGGAGAGACGCAAGTCCCAAGATGGCCTGGACCCTGTGGTGCTCCAAGCATCTGCTGCAGGGTCCCCCTCTAGACCTCCTATGTCTGGGAGGAAGCGCAGATCAGCAGGCCCTCTGTTCTCCTCCTCAGACACCCTTCCTGCCACCTCTGCACACTCCTGGGACTcagcccaggcctcatcttctgctccaacacagccagcccagggcaccaaAGCACACTCAGCCACAGGAGTTTCCTTACCCATTACTTCCACCTTGAGCCTCCACACCAAAAGAAAGTCGACCCAGGCTGCAGGCCCGGCTGGGACCCTTCCTgacccatcttctgcctctcatACCACCACCCTGGCCAGACAGAAG GCTGCAGGGTTGCGGAGACAGACAGAGATGGAAGCCAGGACAGGAGAGCCCAGCGGGCCCAGAAAGGTACAGAGGGCAGAGGCTCCTGTTCTGTCCTCCCACCCACGAGGGTGA
- the LOC118143099 gene encoding uncharacterized protein LOC118143099 isoform X1 produces the protein MLPPPLQLGFQVTSEDLDLEKKAEIMCINSALWGEDKSIWECSASLLSHALSSPATGTSSLPAVPKAASMDAQQERRKSQDGLDPVVLQASAAGSPSRPPMSGRKRRSAGPLFSSSDTLPATSAHSWDSAQASSSAPTQPAQGTKAHSATGVSLPITSTLSLHTKRKSTQAAGPAGTLPDPSSASHTTTLARQKVSGFALLQKLAVIAAAVTQSKPVVLHGQQQETRTLKRVHPYSRPAASAAAQASSSAPTQPAQGTTAHSAAGVSLPTTSTSSQAGTLSNPSSSSPRDAHAASSDCTPAKVRRLC, from the coding sequence ATGCTGCCACCTCCCTTACAGCTGGGGTTCCAGGTCACCTCTGAAGACCTGGACCTGGAGAAAAAGGCGGAAATCATGTGCATTAACAGTGCACTGTGGGGTGAGGACAAGTCCATCTGGGAGTGCAGTGCCTCACTGCTTTCCCATGCTTTGTCCTCACCGGCAACAGGGACGTCTTCTCTGCCTGCTGTCCCTAAAGCAGCCAGCATGGATGCACAGCAGGAGAGACGCAAGTCCCAAGATGGCCTGGACCCTGTGGTGCTCCAAGCATCTGCTGCAGGGTCCCCCTCTAGACCTCCTATGTCTGGGAGGAAGCGCAGATCAGCAGGCCCTCTGTTCTCCTCCTCAGACACCCTTCCTGCCACCTCTGCACACTCCTGGGACTcagcccaggcctcatcttctgctccaacacagccagcccagggcaccaaAGCACACTCAGCCACAGGAGTTTCCTTACCCATTACTTCCACCTTGAGCCTCCACACCAAAAGAAAGTCGACCCAGGCTGCAGGCCCGGCTGGGACCCTTCCTgacccatcttctgcctctcatACCACCACCCTGGCCAGACAGAAGGTCAGTGGTTTCGCCTTACTACAGAAACTTGCTGTTATCGCTGCAGCCGTCACCCAGTccaaacctgtggtccttcatggacagcagcaggaaACCCGCACCTTGAAGCGGGTTCATCCATATTCCcgtccagctgcttcagctgcagcccaggcctcatcttctgctccaacacagccagcccagggcaccacagcacactcagctgcaggggtttccttacccaccacttccacctcgAGCCAGGCTGGGAccctttctaacccatcttcttcctctccccGTGATGCACATGCTGCCTCCTCAGACTGTACACCTGCCAAAGTTAGGCGGCTCTGCTAA
- the LOC118143099 gene encoding putative POM121-like protein 1 isoform X3: MLPPPLQLGFQVTSEDLDLEKKAEIMCINSALWGEDKSIWECSASLLSHALSSPATGTSSLPAVPKAASMDAQQERRKSQDGLDPVVLQASAAGSPSRPPMSGRKRRSAGPLFSSSDTLPATSAHSWDSAQASSSAPTQPAQGTKAHSATGVSLPITSTLSLHTKRKSTQAAGPAGTLPDPSSASHTTTLARQKAAGLRRQTEMEARTGEPSGPRKIHKQRGV, encoded by the exons ATGCTGCCACCTCCCTTACAGCTGGGGTTCCAGGTCACCTCTGAAGACCTGGACCTGGAGAAAAAGGCGGAAATCATGTGCATTAACAGTGCACTGTGGGGTGAGGACAAGTCCATCTGGGAGTGCAGTGCCTCACTGCTTTCCCATGCTTTGTCCTCACCGGCAACAGGGACGTCTTCTCTGCCTGCTGTCCCTAAAGCAGCCAGCATGGATGCACAGCAGGAGAGACGCAAGTCCCAAGATGGCCTGGACCCTGTGGTGCTCCAAGCATCTGCTGCAGGGTCCCCCTCTAGACCTCCTATGTCTGGGAGGAAGCGCAGATCAGCAGGCCCTCTGTTCTCCTCCTCAGACACCCTTCCTGCCACCTCTGCACACTCCTGGGACTcagcccaggcctcatcttctgctccaacacagccagcccagggcaccaaAGCACACTCAGCCACAGGAGTTTCCTTACCCATTACTTCCACCTTGAGCCTCCACACCAAAAGAAAGTCGACCCAGGCTGCAGGCCCGGCTGGGACCCTTCCTgacccatcttctgcctctcatACCACCACCCTGGCCAGACAGAAG GCTGCAGGGTTGCGGAGACAGACAGAGATGGAAGCCAGGACAGGAGAGCCCAGCGGGCCCAGAAAG ATCCACAAGCAGAGAGGAGTGTGA